In the genome of Nitrospira sp. MA-1, one region contains:
- a CDS encoding Maf family protein, giving the protein MPDPHLILASSSPRRKELLTLLGIPFEIIPPEINEEVFGQETPANHVRRLSFEKAQSVASHYPDSLAIGSDTVIELDGQILGKPADLEDAHHMLTRLRGRCHLVHTGLVLVGKAKQIEETWVETVKVWVKDFSDTDLQAYLATQDSLGKAGAYSIQGKGAHLIEKIDGDYPTVVGLPLGKLAQLLEHAGVELPVKAEAIYRTKPYANWKDFA; this is encoded by the coding sequence ATGCCAGATCCTCACCTCATCCTGGCCTCCTCGTCGCCTCGTCGAAAAGAATTGCTGACCCTCTTGGGAATTCCCTTTGAAATCATTCCGCCCGAAATCAATGAAGAAGTCTTCGGCCAAGAAACACCCGCCAATCATGTCCGACGCCTGTCCTTTGAAAAAGCCCAATCCGTGGCGAGTCACTATCCGGACAGCCTTGCCATCGGCAGTGACACCGTCATTGAATTGGATGGCCAGATCCTTGGCAAACCGGCAGACCTCGAAGATGCCCACCATATGCTGACTCGCTTGCGCGGCCGATGCCATCTCGTCCATACCGGTTTGGTTTTGGTAGGCAAGGCTAAACAGATAGAGGAAACATGGGTAGAAACCGTCAAAGTCTGGGTCAAGGACTTTTCAGATACCGACTTGCAGGCATACCTGGCGACACAAGATAGCCTGGGGAAAGCCGGTGCCTATTCCATTCAAGGAAAAGGAGCACATCTTATCGAAAAAATTGACGGAGATTATCCCACGGTCGTGGGATTACCACTTGGGAAGCTAGCTCAACTTCTAGAGCATGCTGGAGTTGAACTTCCCGTGAAGGCAGAAGC